Proteins from one Naumovozyma castellii chromosome 3, complete genome genomic window:
- the YGK3 gene encoding serine/threonine protein kinase YGK3 (ancestral locus Anc_3.41): MSATGSTSSINHNNVEKTNEFIADDVTSNRSNTVRRMLIQEYRKIGRGAFGTVVQAYITPNKEDWYGPFAIKKVPAQTEYKSRELEILRITNHPNIVKLEYFFTHVSPQDHKVYQHLAMECLPETLQIEISRYAHNKMELALKHVKLYSYQIARGMLYLHALGICHRDIKPSNILVDPNTGVLKICDFGSAKRLEINQPSISYICSRFYRAPELILGCTQYTTQVDIWGLGCVIGEMLLGKAIFQGQEPLLQLREIAKLLGPPDKKFIFFSNPGYDGPLYSKPLFSGTSQSRFEKYFGHAGVEGIDLLMKVLVYEPEIRLSPRRILAHPFFDDLKKEQYFFPRESTQPVHLPPLFDFSEYELQILGEFANKIIPQNEE, translated from the coding sequence ATGTCGGCCACGGGATCAACAAGTAGCATCAATCATAACAATGTGGAAAAGACCAACGAATTCATAGCCGATGATGTTACTTCCAATAGATCAAACACAGTAAGGAGAATGTTGATTCAAGAATATAGAAAGATCGGTAGAGGTGCCTTTGGAACTGTAGTACAGGCTTACATTACGCCGAATAAAGAAGATTGGTACGGTCCATTTGCAATTAAAAAGGTTCCTGCACAAACAGAATATAAATCAagagaattggaaatattaagaattaCCAATCACCCTAATATCGTTAAATTAgaatatttctttactCATGTATCACCACAGGATCATAAAGTTTATCAACATCTAGCCATGGAATGTTTACCAGAGACTTTACAAATTGAGATTAGTCGATACGCTCATAATAAGATGGAATTGGCATTGAAACATGTTAAATTGTATAGTTATCAAATTGCAAGAGGAATGCTTTATTTACATGCTCTAGGTATATGCCATCGTGATATTAAACCTTCCAATATATTAGTGGACCCCAATACAGGTGTTTTAAAGATTTGTGATTTTGGTTCCGCAAAGAGATTGGAAATAAATCAACCTTCCATAAGTTATATTTGTTCCAGATTTTATAGAGCTCCTGAACTAATCCTTGGTTGTACTCAATATACTACTCAAGTGGATATATGGGGGCTTGGATGTGTCATTGGTGAAATGTTATTGGGCAAAGCTATCTTTCAAGGTCAAGAACCTTTATTACAATTACGTGAAATTGCTAAATTATTAGGTCCACCagataaaaaatttatctttttttcaaaccCAGGTTATGATGGTCCATTATATTCTAAACCTTTATTTTCAGGAACGTCACAatcaagatttgaaaaatatttcgGTCATGCTGGTGTGGAAGGTATCGATTTACTAATGAAAGTACTTGTTTATGAACCAGAAATTAGATTGTCACCAAGACGTATATTGGCACATCCATTctttgatgatttgaaaaaggaACAATACTTCTTCCCCAGAGAATCTACTCAACCAGTTCATTTACCaccattatttgatttcaGTGAATATGAATTACAAATATTAGGTGAATTTGCTAATAAAATTATACCTCAAAATGAggaatga
- the RPL25 gene encoding 60S ribosomal protein uL23 (ancestral locus Anc_3.43): protein MAPSAKATAAKKAVVKGTNGKKALKVRTSATFRLPKTLKLARAPKYASKAVPHYNRLDSYQVVEQPITSETAMKKVEDGNTLVFQVSMKANKHQIKKAVKELYEVDVLSVNTLVRPNGTKKAYVRLTADYDALDIANRIGYI from the coding sequence ATGGCTCCATCAGCAAAAGCTACTGCAGCTAAGAAGGCTGTTGTCAAGGGTACTAATGGTAAGAAGGCTTTGAAAGTGAGAACTTCTGCCACTTTCAGATTACCAAAGACATTAAAGTTGGCTAGAGCTCCAAAATATGCATCCAAGGCTGTGCCTCATTATAATAGATTAGATTCCTACCAAGTAGTGGAACAACCAATTACTTCTGAAACCGCTATGAAGAAAGTGGAAGATGGTAACACTTTAGTTTTCCAAGTTTCCATGAAGGCTAACAAGCATCAAATTAAGAAGGCTGTTAAGGAATTATATGAAGTGGATGTCTTGTCCGTTAATACTTTGGTTAGACCAAATGGTACTAAGAAGGCTTACGTTAGATTGACTGCTGATTATGATGCTTTAGATATTGCTAATAGAATTGGTTACATTTAA
- the MDH2 gene encoding malate dehydrogenase MDH2 (ancestral locus Anc_3.45): protein MPHSVNPALQPNTLKIAILGAAGGIGQSLSLLLKTQLHFPLKTNSTQRDKNHIHLALFDVNEDAINGVVADLSHIDTPVSISNHSPKTGIEDCLKNCSLVVIPAGMPRKPGMTREDLFTINAKIMSSLTDSIAQNCDLSKVFVLIISNPVNSLVPVMVNRLWSKYPQLSKGTNIEKRIMGVTKLDIVRASTFLHEVNIDADITPRTNDMPDVPVIGGHSGETIMPLFSQSRSYKSLDRDQINYLVHRVQYGGDEVVKAKNGLGSATLSMAHAAFKVVNKFVSLLLGNVDQIHGICYVSLKDADGSPIAPGAEQLLKSIDDCSFFSIPMSISKKGVTAIDFDIIDRMDNYERNEMLPLCLPKLKNSIATGSKFGSQD, encoded by the coding sequence ATGCCTCACTCCGTTAATCCTGCATTACAACCAAACACTCTCAAGATAGCCATCCTGGGTGCCGCAGGTGGTATTGGACAATCCTTGTCTCTGCTATTGAAGACACAACTACATTTCCCTCTAAAGACAAACTCCACCCAAAGAGACAAGAACCATATCCATTTGGCACTATTTGACGTCAATGAAGATGCCATCAACGGTGTCGTCGCTGATCTATCACACATCGACACTCCAGTATCCATCTCCAACCACTCCCCCAAGACGGGCATCGAAGACTGTTTGAAGAACTGTTCTCTAGTGGTTATTCCTGCTGGGATGCCCAGAAAACCAGGGATGACTCGTGAAGATTTATTCACTATTAACGCTAAAATCATGTCCAGTTTGACTGATTCCATCGCTCAAAATTGTGATCTTTCCAAAGTTTTCGTATTAATCATCTCCAATCCAGTGAATTCTTTGGTGCCTGTCATGGTTAACAGATTATGGTCCAAATATCCACAATTATCAAAGGGtacaaatattgaaaagagaattatGGGGGTCACCAAATTAGATATCGTTAGAGCTTCCACTTTCTTACATGAAGTTAACATTGATGCCGATATTACTCCAAGAACAAATGATATGCCTGATGTTCCTGTCATTGGGGGACATTCAGGTGAAACCATCATGCCTTTATTTTCACAATCAAGATCATATAAATCTCTAGATAGAGAtcaaattaattatttgGTTCATAGAGTACAATATGGTGGTGATGAAGTCGTTAAGGCTAAGAATGGTCTTGGTTCCGCTACTTTATCCATGGCTCATGCCGCGTTTAAAGTAGTTAATAAATTCGTATCTTTGTTATTGGGTAACGTGGATCAAATTCATGGTATATGCTACGTTTCTCTAAAGGATGCTGATGGATCACCCATCGCTCCCGGTGCAgaacaattattgaaatcaATCGATGATTGCTCCTTTTTCTCCATACCAATGTCAATCTCAAAGAAGGGTGTCACTGCAATCGATTTTGATATCATTGATAGAATGGACAATTATGAACGTAATGAAATGTTACCTTTATGTCtaccaaaattgaaaaatagtATTGCTACAGGTTCTAAATTCGGCTCTCaagattga
- the NCAS0C04570 gene encoding uncharacterized protein, with protein sequence MLLQPFNYLVLASIEAVAREGANSGDDVKVLKPVGQIRKKRTTRFVVNIIRHHLPCGKEVESGSLTSIETKLASKKVVVENEERCRQCSSSEIGQWRRGPYGPHTLCNKCGLFYSKVTKRFGSRSANMLMRYHREMSIEDRHVPQKCSIPMDFVERLLADEQLDPNFFPILPVSIN encoded by the coding sequence ATGTTGTTGCAACCTTTTAATTATCTTGTGTTGGCTTCAATTGAGGCTGTAGCTAGGGAAGGGGCAAATTCTGGGGACGATGTGAAGGTGTTGAAACCAGTGGGACAAATTCGCAAGAAAAGGACAACCAGGTTTGTGGTGAACATAATCAGGCACCATCTTCCATGTGGAAAAGAAGTGGAATCCGGTTCATTAACTTCTATCGAGACTAAATTGGCTTCGAAGAAAGTAGTTGTGGAAAATGAGGAACGCTGTAGACAGTGCTCTTCTTCCGAAATTGGTCAGTGGCGGAGAGGACCCTATGGACCACATACGCTTTGCAATAAATGTGGattattttattccaaAGTTACAAAGAGGTTTGGTTCAAGATCAGCTAATATGCTCATGAGGTATCACCGAGAGATGTCCATCGAAGATCGCCATGTTCCACAGAAGTGCAGTATTCCAATGGATTTCGTGGAACGGTTGTTGGCAGATGAGCAACTCGATCCAAACTTCTTCCCCATCCTACCTGtttcaatcaattaa
- the TRM13 gene encoding tRNA:m4X modification enzyme (ancestral locus Anc_3.46) has protein sequence MSIQLSEPPAKKLKNEQRLQCEYFIEKKQRRCGMTRKNDVQYCTEHLNLLKKKLGNEKHNGKEGNRVPCPLDPKHTVWESQLQKHLKKCNKTKQIHSNDGLPYFMPNLNSESKTTIEESNGQDTILKTIETLRKIFDKEEGLEELPLVVKSNKFMEDNRFKLLSNKKHAIQQSSLIQHMIDSNMLHNNPNFIEFGCGRAEFTRYVNQVLLQDHGNSKQNLILIDRSSNRMKFDKKIIDDVKESEAYRTNKDILPEIKRVKIDIRDLKIDPLLTFPDNNHYVAISKHLCGVATDLTLRCINNSKLLNNHQGNLDGICIAMCCRHVCQADDYINHAYIENLLKADYLNNCKLDYYEFFNSLKKMCSWATCGRREGMKDDDLVNITDDVTMTLKQREELGLMARRIIDEGRKEWVLQELNDKEDSKFTVALIRYVPQDVSLENVALIVSKADRYLVDGTHFIE, from the coding sequence ATGAGTATTCAACTCTCAGAACCTCCTGCAAAAAAACttaaaaatgaacaaaGATTACAATGTGAATACTTTATCGAGAAAAAACAAAGAAGATGTGGTATGACAAGGAAAAATGACGTACAATATTGTACTGAACATTTAAAtctattaaagaaaaagcTGGGCAATGAAAAACATAATGGGAAGGAAGGTAATAGGGTCCCCTGTCCGTTGGATCCAAAACATACCGTATGGGAATCACAATTACAgaaacatttgaagaaatgtAATAAGACAAAACAGATACACTCTAATGATGGATTACCGTATTTCATGCCCAATTTAAACTCAGAGTCAAAGACGACCATAGAGGAATCTAATGGACAAGATACCATCTTGAAGACTATCGAAACATTaaggaaaatttttgaCAAGGAGGAGGGTCTTGAAGAACTTCCATTGGTTGTTAAgtcaaataaattcatGGAAGATAATAGGTTTAAACTGTTATCTAACAAAAAACATGCTATTCAACAATCTTCATTGATTCAACATATGATTGACTCAAATATGCTTCACAATAATCCCAATTTTATTGAGTTTGGTTGTGGAAGAGCTGAATTCACTCGTTACGTTAACCAAGTCCTATTACAAGATCATGGCAATTCTAAACAAAATCTTATACTAATCGATAGATCCTCGAATAGAATGAAATTCgataagaaaattattgatgatgtGAAGGAGTCTGAAGCATACAGGACGAACAAAGATATCCTCCCTGAAATTAAGAGAGTGAAAATTGACATTCgagatttgaaaattgaTCCATTATTAACATTCCCCGATAATAACCATTACGTCGCCATCTCAAAACATCTCTGTGGTGTCGCCACTGATTTAACGTTGCGTTgtattaataatagtaaGCTTTTGAACAACCATCAAGGAAATTTGGATGGAATTTGTATTGCCATGTGTTGTAGACATGTTTGTCAGGCAGACGATTACATTAACCATGCGTACATTGAAAACTTACTTAAAGcagattatttgaataattgtAAATTGGATTACtatgaattttttaattccttgaagaaaatgtgTTCTTGGGCCACTTGTGGTAGAAGAGAAGGAATGAAAGATGATGACCTGGTAAACATAACCGATGATGTGACGATGACTTTGAAGCAAAGAGAGGAATTAGGTTTAATGgcaagaagaattattgaCGAAGGAAGGAAGGAATGGGTGCTTCAGGAATTAAATGACAAGGAAGACTCGAAATTTACTGTGGCTTTAATAAGATATGTGCCTCAGGACGTTTCATTAGAAAATGTCGCACTGATCGTCTCGAAGGCGGACAGATACTTAGTAGATGGAACGCACTTTATAGAATAG